The sequence below is a genomic window from Chitinispirillales bacterium.
TGCTTGTTATGTTTAATAATTTTCCGGCAGGGCTTACGTTGTATTTTACGATTTCTAACCTTTTGCAGATTTTGCAGCAGAAATTTCTTACAAAAAAACCGTCCGTTATCGCAAAAAACAGTTTAAACAAGGGTAAAGCCGAAAAAAAATGAATTTTGACGAAAAACTGAATTTTTTGTTAAAAAACACATTCGCAGAGGATTTTTCTCTTGAAGGCGACATTACCACAAAAGCGATTTTTGATAAAAATGCGCAGGCGAAAGCGATTATAAAATCTAAAGAAAAAGGTATTTTATCCGGAACAAAATTGATAAGCCCTTCATTCAAATATTTAGATGAAAATTGTTCCGTTAAAGTATGCAAATCCGACGGAGACGCTATTTTCCCCGGAACGGAAATTGCAAAAATAGAAGGTAAAATCAGCGCTGTTCTCGGCGCCGAAAGAACAATATTGAATTTATTGCAGCGACTTTCGGGGATCGCTACAAAAACAAATACGTTTTGCGAAAAAATACGACATACTAACGCAAAAATCATCGACACCAGAAAAACAACTCCTTTACTCAGATTTTT
It includes:
- the nadC gene encoding carboxylating nicotinate-nucleotide diphosphorylase; translation: MNFDEKLNFLLKNTFAEDFSLEGDITTKAIFDKNAQAKAIIKSKEKGILSGTKLISPSFKYLDENCSVKVCKSDGDAIFPGTEIAKIEGKISAVLGAERTILNLLQRLSGIATKTNTFCEKIRHTNAKIIDTRKTTPLLRFLEKEAVIHGGGQNHRFGLYDMILIKDTHIKAAGGVTYAVNKAHEFAE